A single genomic interval of Spirosoma taeanense harbors:
- a CDS encoding IS5 family transposase: MTKQWKPLTDAQWDAISPFLPLDRQRTHDLRQIVNSILWLLRTGCQWRNLPTEWPNWQTVYYYFRRWKQDGTFGRINLALNQLDRKRVGKEAYPSAVCIDSQSVKLAPMIWENRGLDANKRVNGRKRQLIVDTQGRLWLADVHSANQADGPSAVSMVSDLLWLVGERLEKVYGDQSYNGVFAQELARWSLDFEKASRPESTLGFVPVAKRWVVERTIAWTNHFRRIVKDYEYTISSSVCWLYLANIQIILQRII; the protein is encoded by the coding sequence ATGACCAAACAGTGGAAGCCACTGACCGACGCCCAGTGGGATGCAATTTCTCCTTTTTTACCACTTGATCGTCAGCGGACTCATGATTTGCGACAGATTGTTAACAGTATTTTGTGGCTGCTACGCACAGGATGCCAATGGCGCAATCTGCCTACCGAGTGGCCTAATTGGCAAACCGTCTATTACTATTTTAGACGTTGGAAACAGGATGGTACTTTTGGTCGAATCAATCTGGCCTTAAATCAACTTGACCGTAAGCGGGTCGGTAAAGAAGCATATCCATCTGCAGTATGTATTGATTCACAAAGTGTTAAGTTGGCTCCGATGATTTGGGAGAACCGAGGTCTCGACGCGAATAAACGAGTGAATGGCCGAAAAAGGCAACTCATCGTTGACACCCAAGGGCGTCTATGGCTAGCAGATGTCCATTCTGCTAATCAAGCGGATGGCCCTTCAGCCGTATCGATGGTCAGTGACTTACTATGGCTAGTTGGAGAGCGTTTGGAGAAAGTCTACGGTGATCAATCTTATAATGGCGTCTTCGCTCAAGAGTTGGCTAGATGGAGCCTTGATTTTGAAAAAGCGTCTCGTCCTGAATCAACTCTGGGCTTTGTACCCGTAGCCAAACGGTGGGTAGTGGAACGGACCATTGCTTGGACGAATCACTTTCGAAGGATTGTCAAAGATTATGAATACACGATATCATCTTCGGTTTGCTGGCTGTACTTAGCCAACATTCAGATTATATTGCAACGGATCATTTGA
- a CDS encoding outer membrane lipoprotein-sorting protein, which translates to MKTNTFLAAALAVFTTIGAYAQSVDEIVDKHIAALGGMDKLKNVKTLVTERSLSVQGMEIPNKTTLVVGKSMRSESSVMGNSMVQVVDGSTGWMIRPAMMGGTGDPEDMPADQIKQQIGQLDPFGALVNYKDKGSKIDLVGKEKVDGKDAYHLKVTTKEGQVIDEFIDANTYLVNKVKTSMNGQEGEIAFSDYKDTEGVKFANTMEISNPQMGGIVMTTNKITVNGQVDESIFKKPAK; encoded by the coding sequence ATGAAAACGAACACATTTCTGGCCGCTGCACTGGCCGTTTTTACAACCATCGGCGCTTATGCGCAGTCAGTAGACGAAATTGTCGACAAGCACATTGCGGCCCTGGGCGGCATGGACAAACTCAAGAACGTTAAAACGCTGGTTACGGAGCGGTCGCTTTCCGTGCAGGGAATGGAAATTCCCAACAAAACCACTCTGGTTGTGGGTAAGTCCATGCGCTCGGAGTCGTCGGTCATGGGCAACTCGATGGTGCAGGTGGTTGACGGTTCGACGGGCTGGATGATTCGCCCCGCTATGATGGGCGGAACGGGCGATCCTGAAGACATGCCTGCCGATCAGATAAAGCAGCAGATTGGCCAGCTTGACCCGTTTGGCGCGCTGGTGAACTATAAGGACAAAGGCAGTAAAATTGACCTGGTTGGGAAAGAAAAAGTGGATGGCAAAGATGCCTACCACCTGAAAGTGACGACCAAAGAAGGCCAGGTAATCGATGAGTTTATTGATGCCAACACGTACCTGGTCAATAAAGTCAAAACATCGATGAACGGTCAGGAAGGGGAAATCGCCTTTTCGGATTACAAAGACACGGAGGGGGTTAAATTTGCCAACACCATGGAAATATCGAATCCCCAGATGGGCGGTATCGTCATGACCACCAACAAAATAACCGTCAACGGCCAGGTGGATGAATCGATCTTCAAAAAGCCAGCCAAATAA
- a CDS encoding TonB-dependent receptor domain-containing protein — protein sequence MKTHILLIATSLLTANLLSPAKAQFPVMGSSTQAKALPGTAGDQSPKGSGKIIGYVVDSTQTKAVEFASIALYNKTTGKAVDGTVADEKGKFALTKLAPGEYRVLVSFVGYRSKTIDNLNLTNGQTVDLGVIKLPSSVKTLEEVTVTGQAAIIEEKVDRLVYNADKDIAAKGGDATDILRKVPLLTVDLDGNVSLRGSQNIRVLINNKPSTIVASSVADALKQIPADQIKTVEVITSPSAKYDAEGSGGIINIITKKNSLQGLNLNVDSGVGNRGSMLSLNGNYRKGKTGFTLGGFGRAMYNTITKTSLEQTSQVDGVTTMTRQTGDGHSSGMFGQYNLGFDYDLAKNQSLTAGVRYGVRNMISQQDLVTRLFTNGMAGSVSNRNVDAKNLSGTVDVNVDYLHTFKPQQEWSISTLYSRNDLTNNFDADLLNGSDVLTGRQRNLNKNVNQELTLQTDYQTPIKKNQLIEFGGKAIFRQVNSDYRYLQAGPSGNFVTENNNTLGELLYHQNIAAGYTSYTYTTKQRYTLKGGLRYEHTFIDASTRESGTLGIGNYGVLVPSVNASKTIKGTTVKLGYNRRIQRPGLQQLNPNFNAANPQNITIGNPSLRPELTNNVELGLSRTIKKTFINATFFGRVTNNAITQVRQPSDTLPGAIVTTYQNIGRQHAYGTNIFANVAVTSKINIGLFLNTFYTSLTGQAMSVDGISETLTNTGFNVSGGSFASAQFKNGWGAQAFGFMQGSQVQLQGRQGGFGFYTVGVKKDFSNKKGSIGLAAENFLSNRFNIHTVLNSAQFSQVSDVYLYNRGIRLTFTYKIGKMTMDAPRKKARSVNNDDVKSEGGGQTQSGGAPAGGGQPRQ from the coding sequence ATGAAAACACACATCCTTCTTATCGCAACAAGTTTACTGACTGCTAATTTGCTTTCGCCCGCTAAAGCCCAGTTCCCGGTAATGGGGAGCTCCACCCAGGCAAAGGCACTGCCCGGCACGGCCGGTGACCAAAGTCCCAAGGGAAGCGGCAAAATCATTGGCTATGTAGTCGATTCGACGCAGACGAAGGCTGTTGAATTTGCCAGCATTGCCCTCTACAACAAAACCACGGGTAAAGCTGTGGACGGTACCGTTGCCGACGAGAAAGGGAAGTTTGCCTTGACCAAACTGGCGCCCGGTGAATACCGGGTTCTGGTCAGCTTCGTTGGCTATCGGAGCAAAACGATCGACAACCTCAACCTGACCAATGGCCAGACGGTGGATCTGGGCGTAATCAAGTTGCCTTCGAGCGTAAAAACCCTGGAGGAGGTAACCGTAACCGGTCAGGCAGCTATTATCGAAGAAAAAGTGGACCGGCTGGTTTATAACGCCGATAAAGACATTGCCGCCAAAGGGGGCGATGCAACGGACATTCTGCGGAAAGTGCCGCTGCTCACGGTCGATCTGGACGGGAACGTTTCGCTGCGGGGTAGCCAGAATATACGGGTGCTGATCAACAACAAGCCATCCACCATCGTGGCCAGCAGCGTTGCCGATGCCCTGAAGCAGATTCCGGCCGACCAGATCAAAACGGTGGAAGTCATCACCAGCCCCTCGGCCAAGTACGATGCCGAAGGGTCGGGCGGGATTATCAACATCATCACCAAAAAGAACAGCCTGCAGGGCCTGAACCTGAATGTCGATTCAGGCGTGGGTAACCGGGGCTCGATGCTGTCGCTGAATGGCAACTACCGGAAAGGCAAGACCGGCTTTACGCTGGGTGGTTTCGGCCGGGCCATGTACAACACCATTACCAAGACCAGCCTGGAGCAGACCAGCCAGGTGGATGGCGTAACAACCATGACGCGTCAGACCGGCGACGGCCACAGCTCGGGAATGTTCGGGCAGTATAACCTGGGCTTCGACTACGATCTGGCTAAAAATCAGAGCCTGACGGCGGGCGTACGGTATGGCGTTCGGAACATGATCAGCCAGCAGGACCTCGTCACGCGGTTGTTTACCAACGGTATGGCCGGTTCGGTGTCAAACCGGAACGTAGACGCCAAGAACCTGTCGGGTACGGTTGACGTAAACGTGGATTACCTGCATACCTTCAAGCCACAGCAGGAGTGGAGCATTTCGACGCTGTATAGCCGGAATGATCTGACCAACAACTTCGACGCCGATCTGCTGAACGGCTCCGACGTGCTGACGGGTCGCCAGCGTAACCTGAATAAAAACGTAAACCAGGAACTTACGCTGCAAACCGATTACCAGACGCCCATCAAGAAAAACCAGCTGATTGAGTTCGGCGGTAAAGCCATCTTCCGGCAGGTCAACAGCGACTACCGCTACCTGCAGGCTGGGCCTTCGGGAAATTTCGTAACCGAAAACAACAATACGCTCGGTGAACTTCTGTATCACCAGAACATCGCGGCTGGCTATACGTCCTATACCTACACAACCAAGCAGCGATATACACTGAAGGGTGGCCTGCGTTATGAACACACGTTTATCGACGCCAGCACCCGCGAAAGCGGTACCCTCGGCATCGGTAATTACGGTGTGCTGGTGCCCAGTGTGAATGCGTCGAAAACCATTAAGGGAACCACCGTAAAACTGGGGTATAACCGGCGGATTCAGCGGCCCGGCCTGCAGCAGCTGAACCCTAATTTCAACGCGGCCAACCCGCAGAACATCACCATCGGTAACCCGTCGCTGCGTCCGGAGTTGACGAACAACGTTGAACTGGGGCTGAGCAGAACCATCAAGAAAACGTTCATCAACGCAACCTTCTTCGGCCGGGTAACGAACAACGCCATCACGCAGGTTCGTCAACCGTCCGATACGCTGCCGGGGGCTATCGTCACTACGTATCAGAACATCGGTCGGCAACACGCCTACGGAACCAACATCTTTGCGAACGTAGCGGTAACCTCGAAGATTAACATTGGTCTGTTTCTGAATACCTTCTACACCAGTCTGACGGGTCAGGCTATGAGCGTCGATGGTATTTCGGAAACACTGACCAACACCGGCTTCAACGTCAGCGGAGGTTCGTTTGCATCGGCGCAGTTTAAGAATGGCTGGGGCGCGCAGGCCTTCGGCTTCATGCAGGGATCGCAGGTACAGTTGCAGGGACGGCAGGGTGGCTTTGGCTTCTACACCGTTGGGGTGAAGAAAGACTTCAGCAATAAGAAAGGCAGCATTGGGCTGGCGGCCGAAAACTTCCTCTCGAACCGGTTCAACATCCACACCGTCCTGAATTCAGCCCAATTCAGCCAGGTAAGCGATGTATATCTTTACAACCGGGGTATCCGCCTGACGTTTACCTACAAAATTGGCAAGATGACAATGGACGCTCCTCGTAAGAAAGCCCGCTCGGTTAACAACGATGATGTCAAGAGCGAGGGTGGCGGACAGACGCAGTCGGGTGGCGCTCCGGCGGGTGGCGGTCAGCCGCGACAGTAA